From a region of the Pseudoxanthomonas sp. X-1 genome:
- a CDS encoding aminotransferase class III-fold pyridoxal phosphate-dependent enzyme, translating into MSVTAPLAPLRARAGARQTEGLDEATLARLAPGHPDLGRAIAAAAAQFAALEDTFDALLDLDEADQVARVQAGYVNFYADDAVNPYIALAACGPWVVTLKGAVLYDAGGYGMIGFGHTPDAVLAAMAQPQAMANIMTPSLSQLRFDAALRAEIGHTRAEGCPYAKFLCLNSGSESVGLAARIADINAKLMTDPGARHAGATIKRVVVKGSFHGRTDRPGLYSDSSRKAYTQHLASYRGEDSVIAVPPYDEAALRKVFADAQANGWFIEAVFLEPVMGEGDPGRALPPAFYAAARELTRAHGSLLLVDSIQAGLRAHGVLSVVDYPGFEGLEAPDMETYSKALNAAQYPLSVLAVTEHAARLYRKGVYGNTMTSNPRALETACATLALLTPQVRENIRTRGAQAVAKLEQLRAELGGLITNVQGTGLLFSCELAPQFKCYGAGSTEEWLRMRGLNVIHGGANSLRFTPHFLMDADELDLLVSMVGQALREGPRQQQAQAA; encoded by the coding sequence ATGTCCGTGACCGCTCCCCTCGCCCCGCTGCGCGCCCGTGCCGGCGCCCGCCAGACCGAAGGCCTGGACGAGGCCACCCTGGCGCGACTGGCGCCCGGCCACCCGGACCTGGGCCGCGCCATCGCCGCGGCCGCCGCGCAGTTCGCCGCGCTGGAGGACACGTTCGATGCGCTGCTGGACCTGGACGAGGCCGACCAGGTCGCGCGCGTGCAGGCGGGCTACGTCAACTTCTATGCCGACGATGCGGTGAACCCCTATATCGCCCTGGCCGCGTGCGGCCCTTGGGTGGTCACGCTGAAGGGTGCGGTGCTCTACGACGCCGGCGGCTACGGGATGATCGGCTTCGGCCACACGCCCGATGCGGTGCTGGCGGCCATGGCCCAGCCGCAGGCGATGGCCAACATCATGACGCCCAGCCTCTCGCAGCTGCGCTTCGATGCGGCCCTGCGCGCCGAGATCGGCCACACCCGCGCCGAGGGCTGCCCGTACGCGAAGTTCCTGTGCCTGAACTCGGGTTCGGAGTCGGTCGGCCTGGCCGCGCGCATCGCCGACATCAACGCCAAGCTGATGACCGACCCGGGCGCGCGCCACGCCGGCGCCACCATCAAGCGCGTGGTGGTCAAGGGCAGTTTCCACGGGCGCACCGACCGCCCCGGGCTGTACTCGGATTCCAGCCGCAAGGCCTATACCCAGCACCTGGCCAGCTATCGCGGCGAGGATTCGGTGATCGCCGTGCCGCCCTACGACGAGGCGGCCCTGCGCAAGGTGTTCGCCGATGCGCAGGCGAACGGCTGGTTCATCGAGGCGGTGTTCCTGGAGCCGGTCATGGGCGAAGGCGACCCGGGCCGCGCGCTGCCGCCGGCCTTCTACGCCGCCGCGCGTGAGCTCACCCGCGCCCACGGCAGCCTGCTGCTGGTCGACTCGATCCAGGCCGGCCTGCGCGCGCATGGCGTGCTGTCGGTGGTGGACTACCCGGGCTTCGAGGGCCTGGAAGCGCCGGACATGGAGACCTATTCCAAGGCGCTCAACGCCGCCCAGTACCCGCTGTCGGTGCTGGCGGTGACCGAGCACGCCGCGCGCCTGTACCGCAAGGGCGTGTACGGCAACACCATGACCAGCAATCCGCGCGCCCTGGAGACCGCCTGCGCCACGCTGGCCCTGCTCACCCCGCAGGTGCGCGAGAACATCCGCACGCGCGGCGCGCAGGCCGTGGCCAAGCTTGAACAGCTCCGGGCCGAACTGGGCGGGCTGATCACCAACGTGCAGGGCACCGGCCTGCTGTTCTCGTGCGAACTGGCGCCGCAGTTCAAGTGCTACGGCGCCGGCTCGACCGAGGAATGGCTGCGCATGCGCGGACTCAACGTGATCCACGGCGGCGCCAACTCGCTGCGCTTCACTCCGCATTTCCTGATGGATGCGGACGAACTGGACCTACTGGTGTCGATGGTCGGCCAGGCCCTGCGCGAGGGGCCGCGCCAGCAGCAGGCGCAGGCGGCCTGA
- a CDS encoding TonB-dependent receptor — MAGSAADAPAASAPAAEATTLDRLVVRPQLEAQVRAIDLKRDSNAILDAVAADDVGDYPDQNVAESVSRLPGVSVTRDQGEGRYVVVRGLDAALNSVTIDGIAIGTTESDNRATPLDLIPSDSTERLKVVKSPTPDMPGDSIGGAIEVESASAFDREGRSLRGRLEADHQQLSGHTSPRAAFNYSERFAEDTFGVALGLNYQNRRFESDNTEGEYDALDNGDLFMVQQQRRKYSIERKRWGANLNLDWRPDTDNRYYLRTLYSDYQDAETRQNTVIDFDPDTVVARGDGTYLAPVDDLSKRVRFRTKKENTAAASFGGENRLSGAVLDYQLGYTKTEERVPDEQEARFKITKAAKKGLTASIDQTDRLPDIDFSSERWADNANYAFNKWVLSPGSTDDKEVSAKINARFDGDHASYKLGLLGRFRDRDVDKNEPELSKGPAIDPTTWTVAAPEHRHNSLGQALSSSAMRAYWAQNGARYSVADGDVASNAIAALAEDYTSKEDILAAYAMGTWDIGALRVIAGVRAENTSFTATGNRIEIQDDGTFATSLKAHRSYTNVLPGLHLRWDGGEGWTLRAALNKTVSRPGFGQIAPHATINRDDEEVELGNPDLDPYVSTNLDLSFEKYLGQSGIVSLGLFRKWIDGYIVDTVSNNDPAYAGFDVTRAINGDNAKVLGAEFNYQQQLDFLPEGWNGLLVGASGTWLDTDFDPGVATRQGEDFMLPRASRHVYSGYLGYEKYGVSARVSAVYRSAYLDELGGSAPYDIYVAPNTQLDFGLDVQLSDSVQLFFDASNLLDKPLERYQGDRAHTQQFEEYGRSFAVGLKVKL, encoded by the coding sequence CTGGCCGGTTCCGCCGCCGATGCTCCGGCCGCGTCCGCGCCTGCGGCCGAGGCCACCACGCTGGACCGGCTGGTGGTTCGCCCACAGCTTGAGGCGCAGGTCCGCGCGATCGACCTCAAGCGCGACAGCAACGCCATCCTCGACGCGGTCGCCGCGGACGATGTGGGCGACTACCCCGACCAGAACGTGGCCGAGTCGGTCTCGCGCCTGCCGGGCGTCAGCGTCACCCGCGACCAGGGCGAGGGCCGCTACGTGGTCGTGCGCGGCCTGGACGCGGCGCTCAACAGCGTCACCATCGACGGCATTGCCATCGGCACGACCGAGAGCGACAACCGCGCCACGCCGCTGGACCTGATCCCGTCCGATTCGACCGAACGCCTGAAGGTCGTCAAGTCGCCGACGCCTGACATGCCGGGCGATTCGATCGGCGGGGCGATCGAGGTCGAATCGGCCTCGGCCTTCGACCGCGAGGGCCGCAGCCTGCGCGGCAGGCTCGAGGCCGATCACCAGCAGCTCAGCGGGCATACCAGCCCGCGGGCCGCCTTCAACTACAGCGAGCGCTTCGCCGAGGACACCTTCGGCGTGGCGCTGGGCCTGAACTACCAGAACCGCAGGTTCGAGTCGGACAACACCGAAGGGGAGTACGACGCGCTGGACAACGGCGACTTGTTCATGGTCCAGCAGCAGCGCCGCAAGTACTCCATCGAGCGCAAGCGCTGGGGCGCCAACCTCAACCTGGACTGGCGCCCTGACACGGACAACCGCTATTACCTGCGCACGCTCTACAGCGACTACCAGGATGCCGAGACCCGGCAGAACACCGTCATCGACTTCGACCCGGACACCGTCGTGGCCCGGGGCGACGGCACCTACCTGGCGCCGGTGGACGACCTGAGCAAGCGCGTGCGCTTCCGCACCAAGAAGGAGAACACCGCCGCCGCCAGCTTCGGCGGCGAGAACCGGCTGAGCGGTGCGGTGCTGGACTACCAGCTTGGCTACACCAAGACCGAGGAGCGCGTGCCCGACGAGCAGGAGGCCCGCTTCAAGATCACCAAGGCTGCCAAGAAGGGGCTGACGGCCAGCATCGACCAGACCGACCGCCTGCCGGACATCGACTTCTCCAGCGAGCGCTGGGCCGACAACGCCAACTACGCCTTCAACAAGTGGGTGCTTTCGCCGGGCAGCACGGACGACAAGGAGGTCAGCGCCAAGATCAACGCGCGCTTCGACGGCGACCACGCCAGCTACAAGCTGGGCCTGCTCGGTCGTTTCCGCGACCGCGATGTGGACAAGAACGAGCCTGAGCTGTCCAAGGGCCCGGCCATCGACCCGACCACGTGGACGGTCGCCGCGCCGGAGCATCGCCACAACAGCCTGGGCCAGGCGCTGAGCTCCTCGGCCATGCGTGCGTACTGGGCGCAGAACGGCGCGCGCTACAGCGTTGCCGACGGCGATGTGGCCAGCAACGCGATCGCCGCGCTGGCCGAGGACTACACCTCCAAGGAAGACATCCTGGCCGCCTACGCCATGGGCACCTGGGACATCGGCGCGCTGCGCGTGATCGCCGGCGTGCGCGCGGAGAACACCAGCTTCACCGCCACCGGCAACCGCATCGAGATCCAGGACGACGGAACCTTCGCCACGTCGCTGAAGGCGCACCGCAGCTACACCAACGTGCTGCCGGGTCTGCACCTGCGCTGGGACGGCGGTGAGGGCTGGACGCTGCGCGCGGCGTTGAACAAGACCGTCTCGCGGCCCGGGTTCGGCCAGATCGCCCCGCACGCGACGATCAACCGCGACGACGAGGAGGTCGAGCTGGGCAATCCCGACCTCGATCCCTACGTGTCGACCAACCTGGACCTGTCGTTCGAGAAGTACCTGGGGCAGAGCGGCATCGTTTCGCTGGGGCTGTTCCGCAAGTGGATCGACGGCTATATCGTCGACACGGTCAGCAACAACGACCCGGCCTACGCCGGCTTCGACGTCACGCGCGCCATCAACGGCGACAACGCCAAGGTGCTGGGCGCCGAGTTCAACTACCAGCAGCAGCTCGACTTCCTGCCCGAGGGTTGGAACGGCCTGCTGGTCGGTGCCAGCGGCACCTGGCTGGATACCGACTTCGATCCTGGCGTGGCCACGCGCCAGGGCGAGGACTTCATGCTGCCGCGCGCCTCCCGTCATGTGTACAGCGGCTACCTGGGCTACGAGAAGTACGGTGTGTCCGCGCGCGTGTCGGCGGTGTACCGCAGCGCGTACCTGGACGAGCTCGGCGGCTCGGCGCCATACGATATCTACGTGGCCCCGAACACGCAGCTGGACTTCGGCCTGGACGTGCAGCTGAGCGACAGCGTGCAGCTGTTCTTCGATGCCTCCAATCTGCTGGACAAGCCGCTGGAGCGCTACCAGGGCGATCGCGCCCATACCCAGCAGTTCGAGGAATACGGCCGCAGCTTCGCGGTCGGCCTGAAGGTGAAGCTGTGA
- a CDS encoding MBL fold metallo-hydrolase — MKLWSILGNSQKLDGGAMFGNAPRALWARWVEPDAGNRIALACRALLVEDLDGRTVLFETGIGAFFEPKLRERYGVVEPEHVLLDSLARAGFSHEDIDVVVLSHLHFDHAGGLLAPWQEGRPPALLFPKATFVVGAAHWQRARAPHPRDRASFIPELPGLLEASGRLELVEGPHARALGEAVRFTFSDGHTPGLMLAEIVGAQRDAQGRAHGGVAFCADLIPGRFWVHVPITMGYDRNAELLIDEKRAFLDDALARGVRLFFTHDTDCALAQVTRDAQGRFGTAHEVAELHARPLAA, encoded by the coding sequence ATGAAACTCTGGTCGATCCTGGGCAATTCGCAGAAGCTCGATGGCGGGGCGATGTTCGGCAACGCGCCGCGCGCGCTGTGGGCGCGCTGGGTGGAGCCCGATGCGGGCAACCGCATCGCCCTGGCCTGTCGCGCGCTGCTGGTCGAGGACCTCGACGGCAGGACGGTGCTGTTCGAGACCGGCATCGGCGCGTTCTTCGAGCCGAAACTGCGTGAGCGCTATGGCGTGGTCGAACCGGAGCATGTGCTGCTCGACTCCCTGGCGCGCGCCGGCTTCTCGCACGAGGACATCGACGTGGTGGTGCTGAGCCACCTGCACTTCGACCATGCCGGCGGCCTGTTGGCGCCGTGGCAGGAAGGCCGGCCCCCTGCGCTGCTGTTCCCCAAGGCGACCTTCGTGGTCGGCGCGGCGCACTGGCAGCGGGCGCGGGCGCCGCATCCGCGCGACCGGGCCAGCTTCATCCCCGAGCTGCCCGGCCTGCTGGAGGCCAGCGGCCGGCTGGAGCTGGTGGAGGGCCCGCATGCGCGGGCGCTGGGCGAGGCGGTGCGCTTCACCTTCAGCGATGGCCACACGCCCGGGCTGATGCTGGCCGAGATCGTCGGCGCGCAGCGCGACGCGCAGGGACGGGCGCACGGCGGGGTGGCCTTCTGCGCCGACCTGATCCCGGGGCGCTTCTGGGTGCACGTGCCGATCACGATGGGCTACGACCGCAATGCCGAACTGCTGATCGACGAGAAGCGCGCCTTCCTGGACGATGCGCTGGCGCGCGGGGTGCGGCTGTTCTTCACCCACGACACCGACTGCGCCCTGGCCCAGGTCACCCGCGACGCGCAGGGCCGCTTCGGCACCGCGCACGAGGTGGCCGAACTCCACGCCAGGCCGCTGGCGGCCTGA
- a CDS encoding Lrp/AsnC family transcriptional regulator, translating to MAISAPDQALLALLREDARAPVAELARRLGVSRTTAQSRLEKLERQGVIAGYTVRLRDDVEHGHIRAHILITVRPKQMVAVTNALRAMAQVRALHSVSGPHDLIAIGMAPTVGEMDELTDRIGAIDGVERTTSSIVLSTKFER from the coding sequence ATGGCGATATCCGCCCCCGATCAGGCCCTGCTGGCCCTGCTGCGCGAGGACGCGCGCGCGCCGGTGGCCGAACTGGCCCGCCGCCTGGGCGTGTCGCGCACCACCGCGCAGAGCCGGCTGGAGAAACTGGAGCGCCAGGGCGTGATCGCCGGCTACACCGTGCGCCTGCGCGACGACGTGGAGCACGGCCATATCCGCGCCCACATCCTGATCACCGTGCGGCCCAAGCAGATGGTCGCCGTGACCAATGCGCTGCGGGCGATGGCCCAGGTGCGTGCCCTGCATTCGGTCAGCGGCCCGCACGACCTGATCGCCATCGGCATGGCGCCCACGGTGGGCGAGATGGACGAGCTGACCGACCGCATCGGCGCCATCGACGGCGTCGAGCGCACCACTTCCTCGATCGTGCTGTCGACCAAGTTCGAGCGCTGA
- the upp gene encoding uracil phosphoribosyltransferase produces the protein MKTVEVRHPLVRHKIGLLRDASLSTKGFRELVTELGTLLAYEATADLHTETETMQGWAGPVEVQKIAGAKITLVPILRAGLGMLPGVLALIPAARVSVVGLQRDEETLQPVPYFERLTGRLEERDALILDPMLATGGTLIATIDMLKRAGARRIKGIFLVAAPEGLKALEAAHPDVEVYTAAIDDHLNEKGYILPGLGDAGDRIFGTRVG, from the coding sequence ATGAAAACCGTCGAAGTCCGCCACCCCCTGGTCCGCCACAAGATCGGCCTGCTGCGCGATGCGTCCCTGAGCACCAAGGGCTTCCGCGAGCTGGTCACCGAACTGGGCACGCTGCTGGCCTACGAGGCCACCGCCGATCTGCACACCGAGACCGAGACCATGCAGGGCTGGGCCGGCCCGGTGGAGGTGCAGAAGATCGCCGGCGCCAAGATCACCCTGGTGCCGATCCTGCGCGCGGGGCTGGGCATGCTGCCCGGCGTGCTGGCGCTGATCCCGGCCGCGCGCGTGAGCGTGGTCGGCCTGCAGCGCGACGAGGAGACCCTGCAGCCGGTGCCCTACTTCGAGCGCCTGACCGGCCGCCTGGAAGAGCGCGACGCGCTGATCCTGGACCCGATGCTGGCCACCGGCGGCACGCTGATCGCCACCATCGACATGCTCAAGCGCGCCGGCGCGCGCCGCATCAAGGGCATCTTCCTGGTCGCCGCGCCCGAGGGCCTCAAGGCCCTGGAGGCCGCGCACCCGGACGTGGAGGTCTACACAGCCGCCATCGACGACCATCTCAACGAGAAGGGCTACATCCTGCCGGGCCTCGGCGACGCCGGCGACCGCATCTTCGGCACGCGCGTGGGCTGA
- the ggt gene encoding gamma-glutamyltransferase: MFAVALTVLLPVAASAQQATHPPGAAIASGHKLATEAGLEIIRQGGNAFDAAVAVSSTLGVVEPISSGLGGGGFFLLHDASTGQDTMIDARETAPESASPDKYLDKDGKLDQSKSINGPWSAGIPGLPAALVELAEKHGKLPLRQSLAPAIRIATEGFPVYDRMARGYAQRAKEMEKYPGTREVYLRGGKPIQTGEIFKQPELAHTLTLLAEKGRDGFYKGETARKLLAGVKAAGGQWTAQELAGYQVKTRAPIQFDYKGWKITTVPPPSSGGIALAEILQIVEGYDLKAMDPAHRTHLVVEAMRRAYRDRTFFLGDPDFTTIPQKVLLSKDYALGLRSTINPDKATPSDLLSGNPTPLEDDETTHFSIIDGQGNRVGATQTVNLLYGSGLIPKGTGVLLNDEMDDFALKPGTPNAFGVMGYEANAPKPGKRPLSSMTPTFMENADKTIVLGTPGGSRIITMVLLGILGYDDGLSAQQVAALPRYHHQWLPDVIDAETGTFSAETIKALEAMGHKVEQPGDEAAGGRGSSHVWGNLQTVEWDRKTNTLSGGSDPRNPVGAAEILTTTAP; the protein is encoded by the coding sequence CTGTTCGCCGTCGCCCTGACGGTCCTGTTGCCGGTCGCTGCCAGTGCGCAGCAGGCCACCCATCCGCCCGGCGCGGCGATCGCCTCCGGCCACAAGCTGGCCACCGAGGCCGGCCTCGAGATCATCCGCCAGGGCGGCAACGCCTTCGACGCGGCGGTGGCGGTTTCCTCCACCCTGGGCGTGGTCGAGCCGATCAGCTCGGGGCTCGGCGGCGGCGGGTTCTTCCTGCTGCACGACGCGAGCACCGGCCAGGACACGATGATCGACGCGCGCGAGACCGCGCCCGAGTCGGCCTCGCCGGACAAGTATCTAGACAAGGACGGCAAGCTCGACCAGTCCAAGTCGATCAACGGTCCGTGGTCGGCCGGCATCCCCGGCCTGCCGGCGGCGCTGGTGGAACTGGCCGAGAAGCACGGCAAGCTGCCGCTCAGGCAGTCGCTGGCGCCGGCCATCCGCATCGCCACCGAAGGCTTCCCGGTCTACGACCGCATGGCCCGCGGCTATGCCCAGCGCGCCAAGGAGATGGAGAAGTATCCCGGCACGCGCGAGGTCTACCTGCGCGGCGGCAAGCCGATCCAGACCGGCGAGATCTTCAAGCAGCCCGAGCTGGCCCATACCCTGACCCTGCTGGCCGAGAAGGGCCGCGACGGCTTCTACAAGGGCGAGACGGCCAGGAAGCTGCTGGCCGGCGTCAAGGCCGCCGGCGGCCAGTGGACGGCGCAGGAGCTGGCCGGCTACCAGGTCAAGACGCGCGCGCCGATCCAGTTCGACTACAAGGGCTGGAAGATCACCACCGTGCCGCCGCCGTCCTCCGGTGGCATCGCGCTGGCCGAGATCCTGCAGATCGTCGAGGGCTACGACCTCAAGGCGATGGACCCGGCCCACCGCACCCACCTGGTGGTCGAGGCCATGCGCCGCGCCTACCGCGACCGCACCTTCTTCCTGGGCGATCCGGATTTCACCACCATTCCGCAGAAGGTCCTGCTGAGCAAGGACTACGCGCTGGGGCTGCGTTCGACCATCAACCCGGACAAGGCCACGCCCAGCGATCTGCTCTCGGGCAACCCGACGCCGCTGGAAGACGACGAGACCACGCACTTCTCGATCATCGACGGCCAGGGCAACCGCGTCGGCGCGACCCAGACGGTCAACCTGCTGTACGGCTCGGGCCTGATCCCCAAGGGCACCGGCGTGCTGCTCAACGACGAGATGGACGACTTCGCGCTCAAGCCCGGCACGCCCAACGCCTTCGGCGTGATGGGCTACGAGGCCAACGCGCCCAAGCCGGGCAAGCGCCCCTTGAGCTCGATGACGCCCACCTTCATGGAGAACGCCGACAAGACCATCGTGCTGGGCACGCCGGGCGGCAGCCGCATCATCACCATGGTGCTGCTGGGCATCCTGGGCTACGACGATGGGCTGAGCGCGCAGCAGGTCGCCGCGTTGCCGCGCTACCACCATCAGTGGCTGCCGGATGTCATCGACGCCGAGACCGGTACCTTCTCGGCGGAGACGATCAAGGCGCTGGAGGCGATGGGCCACAAGGTCGAACAGCCCGGAGACGAGGCCGCCGGCGGTCGCGGTTCCAGCCACGTCTGGGGCAACCTGCAGACGGTGGAATGGGATCGCAAGACCAACACCCTCAGCGGCGGCAGCGACCCGCGCAATCCGGTCGGCGCCGCGGAGATCCTGACCACGACGGCGCCCTGA
- a CDS encoding PsiF family protein, with the protein MTRSILLACALLAGAVSANALAAQSSSQTRMAECSAQNKGKKGEDYKAAQKACLSAKPAAAAATPQERMKSCNADASAKKLAGDARKTFMSSCLKKS; encoded by the coding sequence ATGACCCGTTCGATCCTGCTGGCCTGCGCGCTGCTGGCCGGCGCCGTGAGCGCCAATGCCCTTGCCGCGCAATCGAGTTCCCAGACCCGCATGGCCGAGTGCTCGGCCCAGAACAAGGGCAAGAAGGGCGAGGACTACAAGGCGGCGCAGAAGGCCTGCCTGAGCGCCAAGCCGGCCGCGGCCGCCGCCACGCCGCAGGAGCGCATGAAGTCCTGCAACGCCGACGCCTCGGCGAAGAAGCTCGCCGGCGACGCGCGCAAGACCTTCATGTCCAGCTGTCTCAAGAAGAGCTAG
- a CDS encoding phytase, whose translation MAAVRLPRGAAALAIACALLSACDPAPVAAPAASAPPTTSATSDREPDEAGTGDPLLATANVPHQVVTEAFVTAATPQDNLDSPAVWAAPDGARWVITTAKKTGELVVFDGDTGKRLRTVAAKGAAPGQLDRPNGVSVVGDLALVVERDNHRVQAFSLPDFKSVAVFGSEELKKPYGLWAHPKDEGIEVIVSDNYMLGADEDTVPPLAQLGQRFRRYQLSREGGQWQATLRQTFGDTAQEGAIRIAESVYGDADNDRLLLAEEDVPTGTRLREYRLSDGTYTGRDIGAGLYKAQAEGIALLACADGGGYWIGTDQFKDRSLFHVFDRRTLRHLGAFAGQVTANTDGVWMDARGDARFPQGAFYALHDDQAVAAFDWRDIAKALALPACKS comes from the coding sequence ATGGCCGCCGTCCGCCTGCCGCGCGGCGCGGCCGCGCTGGCGATCGCGTGCGCGCTGCTGTCGGCCTGCGACCCAGCGCCGGTCGCAGCGCCTGCCGCCTCCGCGCCGCCAACCACGTCCGCGACAAGCGACCGCGAACCCGACGAAGCCGGCACCGGCGATCCACTGCTGGCCACGGCCAACGTGCCGCACCAGGTGGTGACCGAGGCCTTCGTCACCGCCGCCACGCCGCAGGACAATCTGGATTCGCCGGCGGTGTGGGCCGCCCCGGATGGCGCGCGCTGGGTCATCACCACCGCCAAGAAGACCGGTGAGCTGGTGGTGTTCGACGGCGACACCGGCAAGCGTCTGCGCACCGTCGCCGCCAAGGGCGCCGCGCCGGGCCAGCTGGATCGGCCCAACGGGGTGTCGGTGGTGGGCGACCTGGCGCTGGTGGTCGAACGCGACAACCACCGCGTGCAGGCGTTCTCGCTGCCGGACTTCAAGTCGGTGGCGGTGTTCGGCAGCGAGGAGCTCAAGAAACCCTACGGCCTGTGGGCGCACCCCAAGGACGAAGGCATCGAGGTCATCGTCAGCGACAACTACATGCTGGGCGCCGACGAGGACACCGTGCCGCCGCTGGCGCAGCTGGGGCAGCGCTTCCGCCGCTACCAGCTCAGCCGCGAAGGCGGGCAGTGGCAGGCGACCCTGCGCCAGACCTTCGGCGACACCGCGCAGGAGGGCGCGATCCGCATCGCCGAGTCGGTCTATGGCGACGCGGACAACGACCGCCTGCTGCTGGCCGAGGAGGACGTGCCCACCGGCACGCGCCTGCGCGAGTACCGGCTCTCCGACGGCACCTACACCGGCCGCGACATCGGCGCGGGGCTGTACAAGGCGCAGGCCGAGGGCATCGCGCTGCTGGCCTGCGCGGATGGCGGCGGCTACTGGATCGGCACCGACCAGTTCAAGGACCGCAGCCTGTTCCATGTGTTCGATCGCAGGACGCTGCGGCACCTGGGCGCCTTCGCCGGGCAGGTCACGGCCAACACCGACGGGGTGTGGATGGACGCGCGCGGCGATGCGCGCTTCCCGCAGGGCGCGTTCTATGCGCTGCACGACGACCAGGCGGTGGCCGCGTTCGACTGGCGCGACATCGCCAAGGCGCTGGCGCTGCCGGCCTGCAAGTCCTAG
- a CDS encoding XVIPCD domain-containing protein: MKTMQSQQYADLADFSYGRDQKGNEKIDIASLVGKSVTMPDGTHYKILAYVDKPSGYQGTIFQREDTHEIIVAHRGTEFTREPLRDGLLTDGGMVFSRANQQAADAIALTGRALDLAEMDAKKRHEKVPEVTVTGHSLGGTLAQITAHHFDLRGEAFNPYGAASLGLRIPEEATPKFINHVMAADVVSSASPHYGQVRIYAKASEITQLRVAGYRDGVIADALTPDHPIAASVNTSHMMHNFLNVDGNYKPDVSALGDPAARTRAREHEHMIEGYRSDIRAIRRGASALGDAGEILRGPGPAVDRIRELIEPSLPAGEPARREQHRQHGASLAPGAVPLPDMRDPGHPANGRYQQAYAGVVQIDQGMGRAPDGSSERLAAALTAASPHLSSIAQVGLSQDGSRAFAVEASNGPAEARQRAQVEVASAVQRPVEASTAQWQLAADQLAQTNARQQAQERANPVVQGPVMG; encoded by the coding sequence ATGAAGACGATGCAGAGCCAGCAGTACGCCGATCTCGCGGATTTCAGCTACGGCCGGGATCAGAAGGGTAATGAGAAGATCGATATCGCCTCGCTGGTGGGTAAGTCGGTCACCATGCCGGACGGGACGCATTACAAAATACTGGCCTATGTCGACAAGCCGTCTGGCTATCAAGGCACCATCTTCCAGCGGGAAGATACCCACGAAATCATCGTGGCCCATCGCGGAACCGAGTTCACGCGGGAGCCGCTCAGAGATGGCTTGCTAACTGACGGCGGCATGGTCTTCAGCCGGGCAAACCAGCAGGCTGCCGACGCGATCGCATTAACGGGCAGGGCGCTCGACCTCGCCGAGATGGATGCGAAGAAGCGCCATGAGAAGGTGCCCGAAGTCACCGTCACCGGCCACTCCCTCGGCGGCACGCTGGCGCAGATCACCGCGCACCACTTCGATCTGCGCGGCGAGGCCTTCAACCCCTATGGCGCCGCCAGCCTGGGACTGCGGATTCCCGAGGAAGCCACGCCGAAATTCATCAATCACGTCATGGCGGCCGACGTGGTCAGCTCGGCCAGCCCGCACTACGGGCAGGTCCGCATCTACGCCAAGGCTTCTGAGATCACGCAGCTGCGCGTGGCCGGCTATCGGGACGGCGTGATCGCCGACGCGCTGACACCGGATCATCCGATCGCGGCGTCGGTGAACACCTCGCACATGATGCACAACTTCCTCAACGTCGACGGCAACTACAAGCCCGACGTGTCGGCGCTGGGCGATCCGGCGGCGCGGACGCGGGCGCGCGAACACGAGCACATGATCGAAGGCTACCGGAGCGATATCCGGGCGATCCGCCGCGGCGCGAGCGCGTTGGGCGATGCAGGCGAGATCCTCCGAGGCCCCGGTCCTGCCGTCGACCGGATCCGCGAACTCATCGAGCCGTCCCTGCCCGCGGGCGAGCCCGCGCGCCGGGAGCAGCATCGCCAGCACGGCGCCTCGCTCGCGCCTGGCGCGGTGCCGCTGCCCGACATGCGCGACCCGGGTCACCCGGCCAACGGTCGCTACCAGCAGGCCTACGCCGGGGTCGTGCAGATCGACCAGGGCATGGGTCGCGCGCCCGACGGCAGCAGCGAGCGCCTGGCCGCGGCGCTGACCGCGGCCAGTCCGCACCTGTCCTCGATCGCGCAGGTGGGGTTGAGCCAGGACGGCAGCCGCGCGTTCGCCGTGGAGGCGTCCAACGGCCCGGCCGAGGCGCGCCAGCGGGCGCAGGTGGAAGTGGCCAGCGCCGTGCAGCGTCCGGTGGAGGCCAGTACCGCGCAATGGCAGCTGGCCGCCGATCAGCTGGCCCAGACCAATGCGCGCCAGCAGGCGCAGGAACGCGCCAATCCGGTCGTCCAGGGCCCGGTGATGGGCTGA